TGATAAGCTAATTCAATTAATGGACTTACTTCATCTGAAGTCAATCTGTAAAGATCATCATAATCGCCTGCTTGTCGCAATTCAAAAAGCTTGGAATAAAATTTAGATTGTTCTTTAGGTACAATACCTGTAGCTACAAAATTCAAACCAAAAAGGCGAATGACTCCGGAATGCGTCTGAGCCGAATAGCCATGATACAACAACAAGGCGCTTGTCATATAATAACAAGCATAATATAACCGATTCACAACAGCATTCCAATATCCTAATTTAGCAATTCCAGATGCCTCTTTCAATGTTTCTTTGGCTTTTTGAATTCGGTAATAGATAATAGCATCCCTTTCTTCGCGACTTAAACTCATAATTCAATTCCGTCTTTTTCTACGTTTTTATAAAAAGGAGTAAAACTTCGTAGTTTCCATTCTTGAAAGGTGTACATTTTCGGACTGAATTGTTCTCCGGCTATCCATCCGGTTTCATAAATTGGATATGCAATACGGTCAAAATCGGAAGATTCTATATGCTGTTTATCCAATAAAATAAGCAAATCCCAGTCCGAATCAATGCGGGCATCACCACGGGCATGCGATCCAAACAAAATTATTTTTCCATTAGGATCGACAGAAAGCAAAATAAATTTGGCTCTTTGCAGTAATTCTTGTTGCAATTTTTCCATTTTTATCTTTTATTCCTGAACAACAAAACACCAGTAAGTTAATAAAATTGAATCAGTTATTACGACTTTGGGACTATGCCTCCTTAGATTGAAGGACCGAGGGACTGAAGGATTGAGGGTTCTAACTTCCCTAACCTCCTGTATCTTCTCTAACTTCGTGCTGTTTTATCAGTTATTCTGTCATTTAATTTCGTCTACTTTACTGCCAATGTGTAGGTTTTATCCGCATTGGCTGTTGTGCGTTAAGAAAAATCATGAAGCGAAGCGTTAAAACAAAAACGGTTTGAGCAAAGCGAGTTTTTTTGTTTTAGTGTAGCGGAATGATTTTTTAGCTACAACAGGCAGAGCGGCGGCATTTTTTGTTTCCTTTTTTTTGCTGCAGCAAAAAAGGAAAAGCCTGTCCGGCTTGAGGACAGAATAAGATATAAAGAGAAACAACAAACAGCAGATTAAGTTTCAAAAGATAGGAATCTGTTGACAACGCTGATGGCTCTTCTTTAGCT
The sequence above is drawn from the Microbacter margulisiae genome and encodes:
- a CDS encoding HEPN domain-containing protein gives rise to the protein MSLSREERDAIIYYRIQKAKETLKEASGIAKLGYWNAVVNRLYYACYYMTSALLLYHGYSAQTHSGVIRLFGLNFVATGIVPKEQSKFYSKLFELRQAGDYDDLYRLTSDEVSPLIELAYQYVEVLEALIVPTVIRN
- a CDS encoding nucleotidyltransferase domain-containing protein produces the protein MEKLQQELLQRAKFILLSVDPNGKIILFGSHARGDARIDSDWDLLILLDKQHIESSDFDRIAYPIYETGWIAGEQFSPKMYTFQEWKLRSFTPFYKNVEKDGIEL